The following proteins are encoded in a genomic region of Heliangelus exortis chromosome 7, bHelExo1.hap1, whole genome shotgun sequence:
- the TMEM254 gene encoding transmembrane protein 254, translating into MTAVTERARDGSCHFQRSRLIWMIAIAFGMILLGWVTLWPSTIPYSYLGIFGTFLNYLVKNHHKWVCYGFWVSWLIHVVEAFYGVKLCQSKGITDPAVQFHWFLQTLLFGYASFGLLVSYKPSVKKQ; encoded by the exons ATGACGGCGGTGACGGAGCGGGCCCGCGATGGCAGCTGCCACTTCCAGCGCTCCCGGCTCATCTGGATGATCGCCATCGCCTTTGGAATGATTCTCCTCGGC TGGGTAACACTTTGGCCTTCAACTATACCCTATAGTTATTTGGGAATATTTGGTACCTTCCTTAATTATTTAGTCAAAAACCACCACAAATGGGTGTGCTATGG gTTCTGGGTATCCTGGTTGATTCACGTAGTAGAAGCCTTCTATGGTGTCAAGTTATGCCA ATCCAAAGGCATCACTGACCCAGCAGTGCAGTTTCACTGGTTCCTTCAGACACTTTTATTTGGATATGCTTCCTTTGGTCTTCTGGTGTCTTACAAACCTTCAG